The proteins below come from a single Epinephelus moara isolate mb chromosome 19, YSFRI_EMoa_1.0, whole genome shotgun sequence genomic window:
- the fgfbp3 gene encoding fibroblast growth factor-binding protein 3 produces the protein MSVLTRSFLFLLLLCLPILTEAKRQSGEGKPEKPRQPPTSSPPAKRARNRSVPGSGELTTKEGHRCIWQTSGEGMVSLLVNCTTETLGDQQRYWCRYAGKPDLCQAYGVKSSQYWKQLVGKLKKRQNACDGEKVLKAKTCKKAPAEAHMKLAQRSGEEEKKGGKEGGKKRVAPASKNSDGGKSERKKKKEEEEEEEKKKKEEEERTGFDDEGLVNDMEPVQSYCSEGWHSVCSFFVKFFEG, from the exons ATGAGTGTCCTGACGCGcagtttcctcttcctcctcctcctctgcctccccaTCCTCACCGAGGCCAAGCGGCAGTCTGGTGAAGGGAAACCTGAAAAACCCCGCCAGCCACCAACATCCTCCCCACCTGCCAAGAGGGCTAGAAATCGCTCGGTGCCCGGCTCTGGGGAGCTGACCACCAAGGAGGGCCATCGCTGCATTTGGCAGACGTCTGGTGAGGGCATGGTGAGCCTGCTGGTGAACTGCACCACTGAAACACTGGGAGACCagcagag GTATTGGTGCCGTTACGCTGGTAAACCAGACCTTTGCCAGGCCTATGGGGTGAAGTCCAGCCAGTACTGGAAGCAGCTGGTGGGGAAGCTGAAGAAGAGGCAGAACGCCTGTGACGGAGAGAAAGTCCTGAAGGCCAAAACCTGCAAGAAGGCTCCGGCCGAGGCCCACATGAAGCTCGCCCAACGcagtggagaggaggaaaagaagggaggaaaggaaggagggaagaagAGAGTAGCACCAGCCAGTAAGAACTCAGACGGAGGGAagtcagagaggaagaagaagaaggaggaggaggaggaagaggagaagaagaagaaggaggaggaggagaggactgGGTTTGATGATGAAGGGTTGGTGAACGACATGGAGCCGGTGCAGAGTTACTGCAGCGAGGGATGGCACTC